The Ictalurus punctatus breed USDA103 chromosome 6, Coco_2.0, whole genome shotgun sequence DNA segment gctgcatccacatatgcaagttaaggctttactatccAAAGCAGAAGTCATACaccaacactgtccagaagcatcaccgacttctctgggttcggtctcatctgagatggacagtaacacagtggaatcgtgttttgtggtccgacaagTCAACATCTGAaacagtttttggacaaaacagcagtCATGTTCTCGaagccaaagaggaaaaggaccatccaagctgttattagcatcaggtccaaaagccagtgtctgtcgtggtatgggggtgtgtcagtgcccatggcatgggtaacttgcacatctgtgcaGGCactattaatgcagaaatacatgtacacattttgcagcaacatatgctgccatccagagcaggacaacaccaaaccacattctgcccggattacaagtgcatggttgcgtaagcagagagtgcgggttcTAGCATGGCCTggtgcagtcctgacctgtctccaattgagaatgtgtggtgcattatgaagcgcaaaataaggcaacaaaggccccgtacagttgtgcagctgaagaaatgcataatggatgaatgggggaaaattccgctcgctaaacttaaccaactggagTCTTCAGTACCCAAAcgcttaagtgttattaaaaggaAAAGGTGATGTTGAAAAGTGGTCAacagtcccaactttttttggagtgtACTGCAGTAAAATTTTAAACGagtacattttcaaaataaattctatgcacaaagtaaaacatcaaataatgtgttgatATAGAGTACAGGAGGAATtccattttcaaatgactttttgcattgtcccaacttttttggagtgtgttgcagtcatcagatttgaaatgagtgaatgttttaaaaataaatgaaattcacaaagtaaaacatcaaataatgtgttaataatgtgttttcaatatagtacagggtgaattaaatttttttaaatgactctttttgtttgtttggggtggGTTCTTCATTTTCCATGCTGTCCCAACTTctttggaattgggattgtaaCTTTAAAAATTTGATAACAAAGTGGGCAAATTTCAAGTCAATTTGagaaaccatccatccatccatcttctaccgcttactccttcttcagggtcgcagggaacctggagcctatcccagggagcatcgggcacaaggcggggtataccctggacagggtgccagtccgtcgcaaggcacaatcacatacacactcacacacccattcatacaccacagacactttagacacgccaatcagcctaccatgcatgtctttggactgggggagaaaaccagagtacccgaaggaaacctgcaaactccgcacacacatagccccggcaggaatcgaaccccggaccctggaggtgtgaggcgaacatgctaaccactaagccaccgagCAAGCTAACTGGCAACAGCACCAACTTTCGACTGTCAGCTACCAACTGCCATGGAATCTCAGACCAAAACAGGGCAAAACAACTAAAAAGGACTATGAGCAGACTTTAAAAGGCAAGGTCAAAAAGTAGTAACAACAGACGATTACACGCAGTACTTACATGgcagtaaaacaaacaacactgtTACACTAACATTATACACTTGAAATGTGGTTGTTTGTCAGAGGTACAAGGAGAGAGCTCTAGTTAAAGAGGCAGGGAGAGAAATAGCTggggtcagagagagacagggacacaGTGAGATAAAGAgggtgagaaaaagagagaacttACAATTTGATGAATACCAGTGCATGAGGGTGGTTTGAGCGTGAACCTGCCAGACGCTACTTCAGTGGCTCTAAAACAAAGAACAATATTGCTACTAGTACACATTAAAATTACACTgtggttgttttttgtgtgtcaaAGAtgcaaggagagagagagagagagagagagagagagagagagagagagagagagagagagagagagagagttctatATCAAAAGACAGGGAGGGAACAGACGgggacagagaaagaaatggagaTTTTGCAACTTGTAGAGCATGGGGATGCCTTTATGATTGACTGGCCAGATGCTACTTTTACAGCTGTAAAACAGAGGAAAATATTATTTCTAATGCACATCACACTTGAACTGttaagagagatagagagggataGGGTGAGAAAGAGATAGACAGGGACAAAGATAACTTACACTTTGTAGACTAGGAGAGCACAGGGATGGCTTGAATATAGACCCCAGTGTTTCACTGGaggtgtaaaaataaaacattgcaTAGTCTTAACTATATGAATTAAATCTACATTTAACCTTATTAAAGCCACTAATGTTATTCAGTCATAagcagtgagtgattttctcttattcttttgttgtttgattaatgGCATAAACAGCAGCAGGTATATTAggctgctgtcactttaagaacTAATGCGCAGATCCAATCTACTGTATTGATACACGTCTGATTTCTTTCCCAGCTGTTCACGTTCACTTACCGCATAACTGACTGCGTTTACGTGAATACTAACCAAGACTGACATTTTGACAAAactttgtgtgtatttgagCATTTAAGTGAAATAAACCACAAAAAAGAAGGCTGTGACAAGCGGCGATCTGCACACGTGCTCCGGGTGTTTCTTGACAGAAAGCGTGAGTAGCAAATTGAGTTACTTGGTTATGTTCTCTTTCGCATCTTATTGAGCTTGAAAGGTTTCAAACCAATGAATGTTTAAACTGGCAAGGCTTAAAAACGCATGCAAAGGATAAACTTTCATGAAGTTGCAGCACTGCAGCAATGTCACGTGAGCGTAACAGCGATAGAGACTAAATTTATATTGGGTGTAAAATTTCTAGCAGTTTATCGTgtcttaataaatataaatacataaatatatataaatagtacATTTGGGGTTATAAAAAGAAATGCACAAAAGAACTTACCTCTTCTCGGTTGGGTAAAAAGGGAGGGAAAAACCAAATGGTTTTGAAGCAGTGTTGATCGGCACACTTTGATGACACCAAAGGGGTATGACTGGTTGATGGAAATGTTGATCCAGGAACATGTCTTACTTGGCTAAATCACCCTTatgctacacagggtcacggggaacctggacctatcctagggaactctgggcacaaggtgggagacaccttggatggggtgccaacccatcgtagggcacaatcacacacatttacacactacggacgatttggaaacaccaatcaaaccaaatactgtctttttttttttttttttttaaagtttattactgtttacttcctttatagtatttttctttgcagtttaaggagatttttattttttaaagacatttttgctttataGCATTTCCTTGCATATGTTTAAGACTGTTCCACAGTACTGTATAACACATTATCGACACCAATGTGACATGAAAGCAATTTTTGTCAATAGTCATGTCGGTGTCAGTcaatcacagcaaaccagtgattacatttcccatcctgcactgcggcctacaaacatggccgccatggaccggaattcccagaacactcactttcattctaatcacgcacacttgcatccaatctcacacacaatcacaccacacataaaagagacgGTTTGAACACtagtctttgcgaagtattacgtgTTTTCCGTATACCAAGCGGTTGTTCATCATGTTTTGTGTcctagttttgatcttgttcaaGCCCTCGTTTTTCGATTCTTGTATTGccttgtttatgcctgtttcccgatcgcctgacctattgccCGTTTATGACCACGTCtatgtttcacgatttggatttgtctgcctgtctgtcatataataaagctcttatctgcatttgcatccgtcctcaactCCATTACGTCACAGTCGATGTCCCAGTGCTTTTTGGTCACTATGCTGCCCTGGCATGGAACACACTGTGCCAccttttaaaaagtgaaaatttAAAGAGTGAAAAATTACACACCTAAATAAACTTGCTTGGCTTTTAAAAGGAgggtgaaaaaacaaaaacagtctaGTGCACACCAACTGTGTAGCTGTAATGACAGAGACAAACAAGTTCACATAGCCAAAGCTATCTTTTCCCACAGGGATCACTGTGGCATTAATAAAATGTACCAGACACACTTAATCATGATCACCAACTGTAgtctctgtctttatttttcCTCTGGTACATTACTGTAAGTGAGAGAACGCAGCTGCACTCTTGTGTTATGTTTCACTGGAGTACGCCCGGTTTTGAATACGCAGCACCATGCGGCGAGCGTAAAAGTCCCGGTATTCAGCTGGCAGCTCATCCAGTGCTCCCAGCGCCCGTTCCAGGACCTGCAGGGCTCGCGCCGCTGCCACCGGGTCCTTGTTCCCGTACGGGTCCTTCTTATCGTAGCTGTCCAGGGGCAGGTGGCGCCAGAACACATTGACTCCAATGCCGAACTGAAGAGCCAACGTGTTGTGAAACCAAAGGGCTGGGGGAAAAATTAGCATGTAGTTTAATATCtattcctttattattatttttcaatctGTAAACCCCCATGAGGATGTGTGTGAATTTGCAATGGTGACGTTATGAAAATCAGAAAAcgaaattaaaaaacaaagttAAGTAATCAGAAAATATCCActtctgtatatttataatgACCAACTACAGGCAAATGAGATGCAGATCCCTGagctgagctttttttttttttttttttttttttaaatattctgtaAACGTTGCATAGCTGCAGtaggtttttaaatatttttttctaatgttttttttgtgttccagctcaagtgtacctggtgcaactaatgtaATGGATACCTTACCTGGGATGAGGAGCATGTCACCTGGTTCTAAAATGCACTCGTATCGACACGCTTTCACAAAATCTGGATATCGCTCCAAATCTGGAGTGTCTACATCCAAAACTTCAGACTTATCACCTGGTCAGAGAGAATAAAGTGGCATGGCATCATGTTATTGATATCTTATGGAAGGTTTAAAGATTAGGTAATACAAAATGGAAATGACACTCACCTGACAAGTAGAGGTGTAGGGCATCGTGGGGGCTGTAGAGAACGACACGCTTTCTCCCAGTCACCTGAGCCAACAGGTTGTCCATTACCTGGTCGAGAGACAGAACACAATTAAATGAAGGGAATAACTCCGAATCCTTTCATCCCCCCTTTGCTTATTCATAAACCACATCGAAAAACAACTGAAGTCCGAAACAAAGAGTTGTCAatggaaaacataaaaaattaaatgaatgtggGAGTCAAAATTGAGGGCAAACTGGAGAAAGTGTTAGAAATGATATGCAGACAATCACTATTTCCACAATACCAGCCACCAGTGAGCAGCAAcgctattattttaatgttaccTTTAAACGAGTGATTTCCAGACTGATAGAAATACAATGTTTTCACTAAGGAAAAACAGCAGGGGTGATAACCTTTTCAGAGAACTGCTGAGTATATTTTGGCATTTTGAAGATACTTCATCCATCAACTGGCTGGGTActagacatacacacaccagacaATTTAATGATGATGCGTTTCTGCCATCTCAAAAAAGGGTTAGGGTTCTCCTCAGACCTCATTCTCATTGACAACATTTTCTGCCAACAGAGCTGCCACtcagtggatgtttttttgtttttgcacaccattctgtgtaaactctagacagTGTTGAGTGTGAAAATCCTACAtcggcagtttctgaaatactcaaaccagaccatctggcacaaacaaccatgccacggtcacagagaacacattttcccccattatttttttgatcaaggtttctttattagcatttttcaaattaaacaaacaacaccAACCAAACAAATAGAACAAACCCCCCCACCCAGTGCCAGACATAGaacatatatattacatattataaagcCAGACCTACATAGAAGAgagcaaaagaaacaaaattataGATAATGATCACATAACAATACTGTCAGCATCCATGTCTCTGACAAAGAACAGAAATTCTGTAAAAATTCTCAGTCGCTCCACTGACAGCATACCTAATCTTTTCCAACTTAAGATGACCCATGTCTTCCCTGACCTAGTGACTATACACCGGTGGAGCAGGATCCTTCCATCTAAACAATATTAATCTCCTGGCCAGGAGAGTGCAGGAGGACATCATGCTGATCTCACACCATCTAAAAGGAGTATTCTCCGGGGTCACCCCAAACAGCGCAATAAGAGGGACGGCTGtgcattttccccattctgatgtttgatgtgaacattaccctgatgctcttgacctgtatcagcatgattttatacatcatgctgctgccacatgattggctgattagataactgcacgaatgcacaggtgttcctgttaaagtggctggtgagtgtatattgaGATCACTCCCTTGTTATCACATCAATATGCAATATTTTTGCGTATGTTTAAAACAGTTTGATAAccgtcttttttattttataaccgTCTTTTTTTATGTGGTGTACAAATAAAACCATGAGAAAACAACCAATTTGTTTACTGGGTCTTCTGTAGGCTAATCACATAAAACAGATGAAGCTTTGTCTATGTGCTTACACACGGGCTGTGTCTCAATCCACACaccactttttattttatgtgctATTAAACAATTTCCATCAGGGATCAATAAAAATCCCGACCCCCATATAGAGAAAATCACATGTGACTAGTGGAACATACGCCAACACAAAGCCTACAGAGGTACACAGTGACAAGGCAAAAACAGCGCATCAGCTGATCTACTACAACAAGCTGGGTCGACAGAACCAACTGGAGAACAGAGCTCAAAACTGGATACCTGGTCACAAAACTAGTAATTAGTTCCATAACAGCATATGGTTATGAGATTCTCCTCACATCATAGTGTGTCCAAAGCTGCAAGCCAGGTGAACTGATGCGGAAAACACTGGAGAAAAACTGCTCACGCTCAAAATACGGAGGTATATGGAAGTCTTGCGCCAGGTCAGGGAACTGCTTCCTCAGGTCAGCAGGCTCCTTAAAGATCAATGGTTTAAAATAGAGCGATGAATTTCTTATAGAAATCACCATGAcaattcatatttaataatattgtgGAAGTGTTTGAAACTCAAATGATATACACATtttgtcaataataataataataataataataataataataataataaaggcaaCTGCACCTTACGAGCGTCTTCTCCGAGTGATCTTAAGTAGTAACTCTCATCCTGTTGAAATGTGTTGTGGCGGTTCAAAACAAGAAACCAGAAATCATTCTAATCTAATTTCAAtcacacaggtgcatctcaaaaaaattgaatatcgtggaaaagtaaattttttccCGTTATTcgattcaaaaagtggaactttcatatattctaaattcataacacataaagtgaaatatttcaaggcttttttttgttttaatcttgatgattacgacTTACAGCtcttggaaataaaaaaaattccagtatctcaaaatattagaataaagaatttataatacagaaatgtcgacctcaGAAGAGCTCGAATCAGCTAAGtaactcaaaacacctacaacggtttcctgagcctttaatctctccgtctggttcagtacacaaccacaatcatggggaagatggaagtaaattttgcatttcatttggaaatcaaggtcccagggtctagaggaagagtggagaggaacagaatccaagttgcttgaagtttccacagtcagtgatgattttggGTGCCAtatcatctgctggtgttggtccagtgtgttttctcaagtggagagtcgatgcagcgtctaccaggagattttagagcacttcatgcttccatctgctgatgagctttatggagatgctgatttccttttccagcaggacttggcacctgcccacagtgacaaaactactagtaactggtttgctgaccatggtattactgcgcttgattgtccagccaactcgcctgacctgaaccccataaagtatctctgagagacaccagacctgacaatacagacgagttgaaggccactatcaaagcaacctgggcttccagaacacctcagcagtaccacaggctgatcgcctccatgccacgccgcactgatgcagcAATCCGTGCAAAAGGAACCCGACctagtattgagtgcataaattgaCATATtcttcagaaggtcgacatttctgtattataaatagaaaaataaataattattcaaaaatttattctaatatttataataattaaaataatgatttatttgagatactggatttttttttttatttccatgagctgaaagccgtaatcatcaagactgaaacaaaaaaaaggtcttgCATTATTTCACTTGATCTGTAATGAATCTTGAATATATGAAACAtccactttttgaatgaaattacggaattttttttttacttttccacaatattctaattgTTTTTAGATGCACCAAATGTTATAATAACTTTAAATGACTGCAGCACCTTAGagaacattaaaacacacaatcAACTACTTATTGTTATAACTCTACAAACAttcattaaatgtttgaaataagGTCTAAAATACTACTGACATACTATTTTTCCCCTGCTCATTCTTTCCTAGGATTTCTTCCAGAATAATATTCTATTACTATACTAGATACTACAATATAGGGATTATTATCCTGAGATTATTATCAGTTTGGAGCAGAGCCCTGCTCTGCTGGTTACCTTACTAATGAAGAACTCTTCGTGCTCTGCTTCTGCTGCAGCTCTCTGGACAAACTTGTCAAACGGTAATGTCCTgagacataaataataataataataataataataaaacacatttaaaagttCCAAAAGTTACACATTTCtatattcattcactcattcattcaacttcagtatatactttatcctggtcagagtcatgaCAGATCCCAGGAACACTCGTCACGAGGTGGGAATACGCCCTGGACCACCTACTGGTATATATTTTGAGAGGTATGAACTTggagaacccaaaggaaaccaggatggcaatgctacccactggaaaaccattttttaaaataaacttgtaTATATGTTATCACTAAACATACCTGTATATGAAATTCTTATGCAGAAAGTCCATCTGAGGAACAGAAGACACATGAACTTTCACCTCCCGGTCACCTCCCTTTGCTGCCAGGTAATCCACTGTCCATTTTTCCAGGCATGGTCCTAAAGGCACTCCCCTGAGCACCGCCGGTTTTCTCTGTGAAAGAAATGCAAAGGAGAAAAAATCAGATTAGTCACAATGCTGGAGAACAGTCAACCAGGGTTTTTATAGTTGTTAGAGTCATTACAGTCTGTAAATATACTATAAAGGGTGCAGCGGGTGGAGTGGagagtttgatcctgagctcgtttttatgtttttgtatgaTTTGAAGTAAACTTGTGTCTGTTATCGAAGTAGCTGAgcataatccatccatccatcctctataccactttatccttttcagggtcacggggaaacctggagcctatcccagggagcatggggcacaaggcggggcacaaggcagggtacaccctggacagggtgccaatccatcgcagggcacaatcacctacacattcacacacccattcatacactatggacattttggacatgccaatcagcctaccatgcatgtctttggactgggggaggaaaccggagtacctggaggaaacccccgcagcacggggagaacatgcaaactccgcacacacagggccatggtgg contains these protein-coding regions:
- the tyw5 gene encoding tRNA wybutosine-synthesizing protein 5, producing MRVCRPDEELDKVQEVDFCMECQERVEVSVYTDVDKELFLKEIYPLRKPAVLRGVPLGPCLEKWTVDYLAAKGGDREVKVHVSSVPQMDFLHKNFIYRTLPFDKFVQRAAAEAEHEEFFISKDESYYLRSLGEDARKEPADLRKQFPDLAQDFHIPPYFEREQFFSSVFRISSPGLQLWTHYDVMDNLLAQVTGRKRVVLYSPHDALHLYLSGDKSEVLDVDTPDLERYPDFVKACRYECILEPGDMLLIPALWFHNTLALQFGIGVNVFWRHLPLDSYDKKDPYGNKDPVAAARALQVLERALGALDELPAEYRDFYARRMVLRIQNRAYSSET